Proteins found in one Microcella daejeonensis genomic segment:
- a CDS encoding iron ABC transporter substrate-binding protein translates to MRTSRSLSLLALGAASALVLGGCAAGDSASTDSGSGDADLTLYSGRDEALVQPLIDQFTEETGIEVEVRYGNTAELGALLLEEGEATPADVFLSQDAGALGALANADLFTTLPDDIAGAVDAGFTSTDGSWVGITGRARVVVFDGEKYTAEELPDDIDDYTEEEWRGLVGVAPTNASFQSFVTAYRVLESEGDAEEFLTELAANDPQIFEGNNPILTAVDEGALDVGLINHYYWFRQAAEVGADNMRAQLKFLEAGDPGSIVNVTGAGLMSGSADNADALAFIEYLVSEAGQSYFVEETFEYPLVAGIDAPEGLPSLESLVNPELDLSDLDTLSDTQDLLARVGLI, encoded by the coding sequence ATGCGCACCTCCCGCTCGCTCTCCCTGCTCGCCCTCGGCGCCGCCTCCGCCCTCGTGCTCGGCGGATGCGCCGCGGGGGATTCCGCGTCGACCGACTCCGGTTCGGGCGACGCCGACCTCACGCTCTACTCCGGTCGCGACGAGGCGCTCGTGCAGCCCCTCATCGACCAGTTCACCGAGGAGACGGGCATCGAGGTCGAGGTGCGCTACGGCAACACCGCCGAGCTCGGCGCGCTGCTGCTCGAGGAGGGCGAGGCGACCCCCGCCGACGTCTTCCTCTCGCAGGATGCGGGCGCCCTCGGCGCCCTCGCGAACGCCGACCTCTTCACGACCCTGCCCGACGACATCGCCGGAGCGGTCGACGCCGGCTTCACCTCCACCGACGGCAGCTGGGTCGGCATCACCGGCCGGGCCCGCGTCGTCGTGTTCGACGGGGAGAAGTACACGGCCGAGGAGCTGCCCGACGACATCGACGACTACACCGAGGAGGAGTGGCGCGGACTCGTCGGCGTCGCGCCGACCAACGCGAGCTTCCAGTCGTTCGTGACCGCCTACCGCGTGCTCGAGAGCGAGGGCGACGCCGAGGAGTTCCTCACCGAGCTCGCCGCCAACGATCCGCAGATCTTCGAGGGCAACAACCCCATCCTCACCGCCGTCGACGAGGGCGCGCTCGATGTCGGCCTCATCAACCACTACTACTGGTTCCGGCAGGCCGCCGAGGTCGGCGCCGACAACATGCGCGCGCAGCTGAAGTTCCTCGAGGCGGGCGACCCCGGCTCGATCGTCAACGTCACCGGCGCCGGCCTGATGAGCGGCTCGGCCGATAACGCCGACGCCCTCGCCTTCATCGAGTACCTCGTCTCGGAGGCCGGCCAGAGCTACTTCGTCGAGGAGACCTTCGAGTACCCGCTGGTCGCCGGCATCGACGCCCCCGAGGGCCTGCCGAGCCTCGAGAGCCTCGTCAACCCCGAGCTCGACCTCAGCGATCTCGACACCCTCAGCGACACGCAGGATCTCCTCGCCCGCGTGGGCCTGATCTAG
- the rocD gene encoding ornithine--oxo-acid transaminase: protein MDAAAGAAGIHTDDAARAAIALEDRRLAHNYHPLPVVVERAEGAWVTDVAGRRYLDCLAAYSAVNFGHGHPALIAAARDQLEKVTLTSRAFHNDRLGQFADALARLAGVDMVLPMNTGAEAVETAIKIARAWGSRVKGVPEGQAEIIVMSDNFHGRTITIVSFSDDEQSRAGFGPFTPGFRMVPYGDAAAVEAAITPSTVAVLLEPIQGEAGIIVPPPEFLPAVRRITAENDVLMIADEIQSGLGRTGATFQCDNVGVIPDLYILGKALGGGIVPVSAVIGRGDVIGVIRPGEHGSTFGGNPLAAAVGHAVVTLLETGEMQERSRVLGEHLHARLQAFVGHGVLAVRGIGLWAGIDIDPALGTGRQVCEALALRGVLAKDTHGSTIRLAPPLVVERDDLDFGLDQLEAVLEEMRAG, encoded by the coding sequence ATGGATGCCGCTGCCGGGGCCGCGGGCATCCACACCGATGACGCGGCGCGGGCCGCCATCGCGCTCGAGGATCGTCGTCTCGCCCACAACTACCACCCCCTGCCCGTGGTGGTGGAGCGCGCCGAGGGCGCCTGGGTCACCGACGTCGCCGGGCGCCGGTATCTCGACTGCCTGGCTGCGTACTCGGCGGTCAACTTCGGCCACGGGCATCCCGCCCTGATCGCCGCGGCGCGCGACCAGCTCGAGAAGGTGACGCTCACGAGCCGCGCCTTCCACAACGACCGGCTCGGCCAGTTCGCCGACGCCCTCGCGCGCCTCGCCGGCGTCGACATGGTGCTGCCGATGAACACGGGCGCCGAGGCCGTGGAGACGGCGATCAAGATCGCGCGCGCCTGGGGCTCCCGCGTGAAGGGCGTGCCCGAGGGGCAGGCCGAGATCATCGTCATGAGCGACAACTTCCACGGCCGCACGATCACGATCGTGAGCTTCAGCGACGACGAGCAGTCGCGCGCGGGCTTCGGACCGTTCACGCCCGGGTTCCGCATGGTGCCCTACGGCGACGCGGCGGCGGTCGAGGCCGCCATCACGCCGAGCACGGTCGCGGTGCTGCTCGAGCCCATCCAGGGCGAGGCGGGCATCATCGTGCCGCCGCCCGAGTTCCTGCCCGCGGTGCGCCGCATCACGGCCGAGAACGACGTGCTGATGATTGCCGACGAGATCCAGTCGGGCCTCGGCCGCACGGGTGCGACCTTCCAGTGCGACAACGTCGGCGTCATCCCCGACCTCTACATCCTCGGCAAGGCGCTCGGCGGCGGCATCGTGCCGGTGAGCGCGGTCATCGGGCGCGGCGACGTCATCGGCGTCATCCGCCCCGGCGAGCACGGTTCGACCTTCGGGGGCAACCCGCTCGCGGCGGCCGTCGGCCACGCCGTCGTCACGCTGCTCGAGACGGGCGAGATGCAGGAACGCTCGCGCGTGCTCGGCGAGCACCTGCACGCCCGGCTCCAGGCATTCGTCGGCCACGGCGTGCTCGCCGTGCGGGGCATCGGGCTGTGGGCCGGCATCGACATCGACCCGGCGCTCGGCACGGGCCGGCAGGTGTGCGAGGCCCTGGCCCTGCGCGGGGTGCTCGCGAAGGACACGCACGGGTCGACGATCCGACTGGCCCCGCCGCTGGTCGTGGAGCGCGACGACCTCGACTTCGGGCTCGACCAGCTCGAGGCCGTGCTGGAGGAGATGCGCGCGGGCTGA